One part of the Parambassis ranga chromosome 8, fParRan2.1, whole genome shotgun sequence genome encodes these proteins:
- the tbl3 gene encoding transducin beta-like protein 3, translated as MANANLTFKTNYAVSSKIEPFYKGGKVQISKDEKYIFCTCGSRVNVLEISTGKIVHSVEHEDQEDITSFALSCDDEMLVTASRALLLKQWDWRQANCTRSWRAIHTVPVASMTFDSTSTLLATGGCDGTIKIWDVVKQYCTHNLKGSSGVVHLVQFHPDISRLQLFSSSLDCGIRLWDLRSSQCVCVLQSHYSAVTSLSFSPDGDTMVSSGRDKICTVWDLKTRKAKRTVPVYEAVEGVVLLPVNTDLSQIGVKSEDLHFVTAGSKGVLRVWEASTARCVYTQTLSTVPEEEEENDDDNPRSLTYLFLLPASSRLATVTAEHNILLYQLPGLTTQQQFVGYSDEVLDVKFLGKGDSHIVVATNSCQLKVFELLTNSCQILYGHTDTVLTLDVFKKGSLFASCAKDRSVRVWQMDSDSGQVRCVAQGFSHTNAVGSIAFSRMKASFIVTGSQDCTVKVWDLPDDISITGEDIHQLSPRATEKAHDKDVNSVAVSPNDKLLASGSQDRTAKLWSLTADGTISLLGVFRGHRRGVWAVCFSPVDQVLVTSSADGTTKLWSLQDFSCLKTFEGHDASVLKVVFVSRGTQLLTSGSDGLVKLWTIKTNECVKTLDAHQDKVWGLHGSRKDDKMVTGSADSTITIWEDVTEVELAEEQAKQEDQILKQQELSNLLHEKKYLKALGLAISLDHPHTVLRVIKAIREVENSHELLEKTLLKLRVDQKESLLRYCVVWNTNAKNCQDAQAVLQVLLTHLPPEELLQYQGTRTHLEGLIPYTERHMKRIGNLLQASMFLNYMWQKMRVAGAPSGLVDEEMDMTPLTKTQPFFVSDKEREKDGGEDRREDRRDAGDDSDSEQEEDPNCAQDEEEADDTSATKKASTNGGHVGNGENSNGSHDSESEESSEEEEEPQAAVKMTTCLPVSSAPQCQTFAS; from the exons ATGGCAAATGCAAATCTCACATTCAAAACGAA TTATGCTGTTTCTAGCAAGATTGAGCCGTTTTACAAAGGAGGAAAAGTGCAG atcaGCAAAGATGAGAAATACATCTTTTGTACATGTGGATCCCGTGTTAATGTTTTAGAGATCAGCACAGGGAAGATTGTTCACAGTGTAGAGCAT GAAGATCAAGAAGACATCACATCATTTGCTCTCAGCTGTGACGATGAG ATGCTGGTAACAGCtagcagagctctgctgctgaaGCAGTGGGACTGGAGGCAAGCTAATTGTACTCGCTCCTGGAGGGCCATTCACACTGTCCCTGTAGCCAGTATGACCTTTGACTCCACGTCTACTCTCCTAGCCACAG GTGGCTGTGATGGCACCATAAAGATTTGGGATGTGGTGAAGCAGTACTGCACTCACAACCTTAAAGGGTCATCTGGTGTTGTACA CTTGGTCCAGTTTCACCCAGATATCAGCCGGCTGcagctcttctcctcctccttggaCTGTGGCATTCGGCTGTGGGATCTGCGctccagtcagtgtgtgtgcgtgctgcagAGCCACTACAGTGCCGTCACCTCGCTCAGCTTCAGTCCTGATGGCGACACCATGGTCAG TTCTGGGAGAGACAAAATCTGCACAGTGTGGGATCTTAAAACTCGCAAAGCCAAGAGAACTGTTCCGGTCTATGAG GCTGTGGAAGGTGTTGTACTTCTGCCTGTGAACACAGACCTGTCTCAGATTGGAGTCAAGAGCGAGGACTTACATTTTGTCACAGCTGGCAGCAAAG GTGTATTGAGGGTTTGGGAGGCGAGCACAGCACgttgtgtttacacacagaccCTCTCGACTGTccccgaggaggaggaggagaatgacGACGACAATCCTCGCAGTCTGACGTACCTCTTCCTCCTGCCCGCCTCCTCCAGACTGGCCACAGTCACGGCGGAACACAATATTCTGCTCTATCAGCTGCCTGGTCTCACCACACAGCAGCAA TTTGTGGGTTACAGTGATGAGGTGCTGGATGTGAAGTTTCTGGGTAAAGGCGACAGTCACATTGTGGTGGCAACGAACAGCTGCCAGCTGAAGGTGTTTGAGCTGCTCACCAACAGCTGCCAGATCCTCTACGGACACACAG ATACTGTCCTCACATTGGATGTGTTCAAAAAAGGCTCCCTCTTTGCAAGCTGTGCAAAG GACCGGTCAGTGCGTGTGTGGCAGATGGACAGTGACAGCGGTCAGGTGCGATGTGTGGCGCAGGGCTTCAGCCACACCAATGCCGTGGGCTCCATCGCTTTCTCCAG GATGAAAGCATCTTTCATTGTAACTGGCAGTCAGGACTGTACAGTGAAGGTCTGGGATCTACCGGATGATATATCCATAACAGGGGAGGACATCCATCAACTGAGTCCTCGAGCTACAGAGAAGGCGCACGATAAG GATGTAAACAGTGTTGCAGTATCACCCAATGACAAGCTGCTGGCTTCAGGCTCTCAGGACCGCACAGCCAAGCTGTGGTCCTTGACGGCCGACGGGACCATCAGCCTGCTCGGGGTGTTTCGGGGCCACCGGCGTGGCGTTTGGGCCGTCTGCTTCTCTCCAGTCGACCAGGTGCTGGTCACCTCATCTGCAGATGGCACCACTAAGCTGTGGAGCCTGCAGGACTTCAGCTGCCTCAAG ACATTTGAGGGCCATGATGCATCCGTTCTTAAAGTTGTCTTTGTGAGCCGAGGCACTCAGCTGCTTACCAG TGGCTCAGACGGTTTGGTAAAGCTGTGGACCATAAAGACCAACGAGTGTGTGAAGACACTGGATGCCCATCAGGACAAAGTGTGGGGTCTTCACGGCAGCCGCAAAGACGACAAGATGGTGACTGGCTCTGCGGACTCTACTATCACCATATGGGAG GATGTGACCGAAGTGGAGCTGGCGGAAGAGCAGGCCAAGCAGGAGGATCAGATACTCAA GCAGCAGGAGCTGTCCAACCTGCTCCATGAGAAGAAATATCTGAAGGCCCTGGGTCTGGCCATCTCTTTGGACCACCCTCACACCGTGCTTAGAGTTATCAAAG CCATCCGTGAGGTGGAGAACAGCCACGAGCTGCTGGAAAAAACACTGCTGAAACTTCGGGTGGATCAAAAAG AGTCACTGCTGCGCTACTGTGTGGTGTGGAACACCAACGCCAAGAACTGTCAGGACGCCCAGGCCGTCCTCCAGGTGCTGCTCACACACCTGCCGcctgaagagctgctgcagtaTCAGGGGACACGAACACACCTAGAAGGTCTCATTCCATACACAG AGAGACACATGAAAAGGATTGGCAATCTGCTGCAAGCATCCATGTTCTTGAACTACATGTGGCAGAAAATGAGAGTGGCTGGAGCGCCATCTGG CCTGGTAGATGAAGAGATGGATATGACACCTCTCACAAAAACCCAGCCGTTCTTTGTGAGTgacaaggagagagaaaaggacgGCGGTGAGGACAGGCGTGAGGACAGGCGTGATGCAGGCGATGACAGTGACAGCGAACAAGAGGAAGATCCAAATTGTGctcaggatgaagaggaggcagacGACACCAGCGCCACAAAGAAAGCCTCAACCAATGGTGGGCATGTAGGAAATGGAGAGAACAGCAATGGCAGCCACGACTCTGAAAGTGAGGAGAGTtccgaggaagaggaggagcctcaagcagcagtaaaaatgacaacatgtcTCCCGGTTTCTTCAGCTCCACAGTGCCAGACTTTCGCCAGCTGA
- the LOC114439831 gene encoding glucose-induced degradation protein 4 homolog, giving the protein MTVADGDTLALIMPVRAECCSTPGPACPSSASLVPPAPINTHQPGVATSLLYSGSQFRGYQKSKGNSYDVEVVLQHVTVEDSYLCGYLKIKGLTEEYPTLTTFFAGEIISKKRPFLTRKWDADEDVDRKHWGKFQAFYKYAKNFNSDDFDYEALENSDYIFMRWKEQFLVPDHTIKDISGASFAGFYYICFQKSTATIEGYYYHRSSEWYQSLSLNHIREHSVPIYEFR; this is encoded by the exons ATGACGGTTGCTGACGGGGACACTTTGGCGCTCATCATGCCTGTCCGAGCAGAGTGCTGCAGTACGCCCGGCCCGGCCTGCCCATCCTCGGCCTCTCTTGTTCCCCCTGCCCCGATTAACACCCACCAACCGGGGGTGGCCACGTCGCTACTGTACAGCGGCTCCCAGTTTCGTGGTTACCAGAAGAGCAAAGGCAACTCCTACGACGTGGAGGTTGTTTTGCAG CATGTGACTGTAGAGGACTCATATTTGTGTGGATACCTGAAAATCAAAGGCCTGACTGAG gaGTATCCCACTCTCACAACTTTCTTTGCTGGTGAaattatcagcaaaaaaaggccTTTTTTAACCAGGAAGTGGGACGCAGATGAAGATGTGGACAGGAAGCACTGG GGCAAGTTTCAGGCTTTTTACAAATATGCCAAAAACTTCAACTCTGATGACTTTGACTACGAGGCGCTGGAAAACAGTGATTACATCTTCATGAGGTGGAAG GAGCAGTTTCTAGTCCCAGACCACACTATCAAAGACATCAGTGGAGCTTCTTTTGCAGGCTTTTACTACATCTGCTTCCAGAAGTCCACAGCCACTATTGAGGGCTACTATTATCATAGGAGCTCAGAGTG GTATCAGTCTCTGAGCCTGAACCACATTCGAGAGCACAGTGTGCCAATTTATGAATTCCGGTGA
- the LOC114439571 gene encoding 60S ribosomal protein L3-like isoform X1 → MSHRKFHAPRHGHMGFLPHKRSKKHRGKVRTWPKDDPSQPVHLTAFLGYKAGMTHTLREVHRTGLKQSKREEVEAVTIIETPPVIVVGIVGYIRTVRGLRSLKTIFAEHLSDECKRRFYKNWYKSKKKAFTKYSKKWQHETGKKQLEKDFHQMKKYCSVIRVIVHSQMRLLPIKQKKAHMMEVQLNGGTISDKVDWAKEHLEQAVPVSAIFQQDEMIDVIGVTKGHGFKGVTNRWHTKKLPRKTHKGLRKVACIGAWHPSRVSYTIARAGQKGYHHRTEINKKIFRISRGVHIQDGKVVRNNASTNYDTTQKTITPMGGFPRYGEVNNDFLMLKGCVVGAKKRVLTLRKSLVKHSSRKSKETIELKFIDTTSKFGHGRFQTAQEKRVFMGPLKKDAKKTLPEPLSEEA, encoded by the exons ATG tcTCATCGCAAATTCCATGCGCCTCGCCATGGACACATGGGGTTCCTTCCCCATAAGCGTAGCAAGAAGCACAGGGGAAAAGTGCGCACATGGCCCAAAGACGACCCCAGCCAACCCGTCCACCTCACTGCCTTCCTGGGCTACAAGGCCGGCATGACTCACACCCTGAGGGAGGTGCATCGCACTGGCCTCA AACAATCAAAGCGAGAAGAAGTCGAGGCGGTCACTATCATTGAAACTCCTCCTGTCATCGTGGTAGGGATCGTGGGATACATTCGCACTGTCCGTGGCTTGCGCTCCCTGAAAACCATCTTTGCAGAGCATCTCAGTGATGAGTGCAAGCGCAGATTTTACAAGAACTG GTACAAGAGCAAGAAGAAGGCCTTTACCAAGTACAGTAAGAAGTGGCAGCATGAGACCGGAAAGAAACAGCTGGAGAAGGACTTTCATCAGATGAAAAAGTACTGTTCAGTCATCAGGGTTATTGTTCACTCCCAG ATGAGACTGTTGCCCATAAAGCAGAAAAAAGCTCACATGATGGAGGTGCAGCTCAATGGCGGCACCATCTCAGACAAGGTGGACTGGGCAAAGGAGCATCTGGAGCAGGCAGTGCCCGTGTCTGCAATCTTCCAACAGGATGAGATGATTGATGTGATTGGTGTCACCAAAGGTCATGGATTTAAAG GAGTGACAAACCGCTGGCACACAAAGAAACTCCCCAGGAAGACACACAAGGGTCTGAGGAAGGTGGCTTGTATCGGGGCTTGGCATCCTTCGCGTGTGAGCTATACTATTGCTCGTGCCGGTCAGAAAGGCTATCACCACCGCACTGAGATCAACAAGAAG atcTTTCGTATTAGTAGGGGTGTTCACATCCAGGATGGAAAAGTGGTCCGGAACAATGCATCCACTAACTATGATACCACTCAGAAGACCATTACCCCCATG GGAGGCTTTCCTCGGTATGGTGAAGTGAACAATGACTTTCTCATGCTCAAAGGTTGCGTTGTCGGGGCGAAGAAACGTGTCCTCACCCTCAGAAAG TCTTTGGTCAAGCACTCATCACGCAAGTCCAAGGAGACCATTGAACTCAAATTCATTGACACCACCTCCAAGTTTGGTCACGGCCGCTTCCAAACGGCGCAGGAGAAGAGGGTGTTTATG GGGCCACTGAAGAAGGATGCCAAGAAGACTCTCCCTGAGCCTCTGTCAGAGGAGGCCTGA
- the LOC114439830 gene encoding NADPH oxidase organizer 1-like → MERYPISVRLVGVMHKEKSKMYMTSVLWSDQSDIIVYRSFQEFKKMHKQLKKEFPSASKLKKSDRVLPKFQDKKMKQSSTQKGPTKSMVHLKLLQKYCDELLSSDPRVSQSAELLKFFQPKDKELQPDFTKNSIMIMQSDDDAVRGGGRHGTGGTVSQPFITETYRCVAQYETKDTKNKPFKVAVDEKVDVLIKDKAGWWLVEKEDKRMAWFPAPYLEKINDDEDDDDEVDETGGTCGRGMLYTAIKNYKATKDDEITVSIGSVVEVMQMSENGWWLIRYKEKVGYIPTMYLQPYHHPQIHMPSHQPDSRPSSPLLSPTSSLEQQSKLSRSQGNLLQLPPFRSSSPRPITPNSKRKSRSLNVLSQPPPAQPATSIDTPSSSPQPAPPPTIKVELDGDEEEEEYGGSREDAESSFMSDCSDFSFSDDFSSSSSGSSINLSYSANDDRLRLSRTPPPMVSNRLSPTGGPEGKLIPSISDPNLYKGPSSPKVPPRPRAQEILTRCTTVTRKNAARGGQTPTQTEIFSR, encoded by the exons ATGGAGCGGTACCCCATCAGCGTCCGGTTAGTCGGAGTGATGCACAAGGAGAAGAGCAAA atgtaCATGACCTCTGTGCTGTGGTCAGACCAGAGCGACATCATAGTTTACAGGAGTTTCCAGGAGTTTAAGAAAATGCAT AAACAACTGAAGAAGGAGTTCCCATCTGCAAGTAAGCTGAAGAAATCTGACAGAGTCCTCCCCAAGTTTCAAG ACAAAAAGatgaagcagagcagcacacagaagGGACCCACCAAGTCCATGGTGCACCTGAAGTTGTTGCAGAAATACTGTGATGAACTTCTGAGCAGCGACCCACGGGTGAGCCAGTCTGCAGAGCTCCTCAAGTTCTTCCAACCAAAAGACAAGGAGCTGCAGCCAGACTTCACTAAGAACAG CATCATGATCATGCAGTCAGATGATGATGCGGTCAGAGGCGGCGGACGACACGGCACAGGTGGAACCGTGAGCCAGCCATTCATCACAGAGACGTACAGATGCGTGGCCCAGTATGAGACcaaagacacaaagaacaaACCATTCAAAGTGGCTGTGGATGAAAAAGTGGACGTCCTCATCAAAGACAAAGCAG GATGGTGGCTGGTGGAGAAGGAAGATAAGCGGATGGCCTGGTTTCCTGCACCCTACCTGGAGAAGATAAATGATGACGAGGACGATGATGATGAGGTGGATGAGACAGGTGGAACTTGTGGAAGAG GAATGCTTTACACTGCCATCAAAAACTACAAGGCCACCAAAGACGACGAGATAACCGTGTCTATTGGTTCGGTGGTGGAGGTCATGCAGATGTCCGAGAATGGCTGGTGGCTCATCAG aTACAAGGAAAAAGTAGGTTACATTCCTACCATGTACCTGCAGCCCTACCACCACCCGCAGATTCACATGCCATCCCACCAGCCAGATTCGcgcccctcctcccccctcctgagCCCCACCTCCAGCCTGGAGCAGCAGTCCAAGCTCAGCCGTTCCCAAGgaaacctgctgcagcttccaccTTTCAGGTCTTCCTCCCCCCGTCCCATCACACCCAACAGCAAGCGGAAGTCTCGGTCTCTTAACGTTCTGTCTCAGCCACCTCCTGCACAGCCTGCAACAAGCATCGACACACCATCCAGCTCTCCTCAGCCTGCTCCTCCACCCACAATCAAGGTGGAGCTGGAtggagacgaggaggaggaggaatacgGCGGCAGTAGAGAAGATGCCGAGTCAAGTTTTATGAGTGACTGCAGTGACTTCAGCTTCAGCGATgacttcagctcctcctcttcaggctCATCCATCAACCTGAGCTACAGCGCCAACGATGACCGGCTGCGCCTCAGCCGAACTCCTCCACCCATGGTGAGCAACCGCCTTAGCCCAACAGGCGGCCCTGAGGGTAAATTAATCCCCAGCATCTCAGACCCCAACCTCTACAAGGGACCCTCCTCACCCAAGGTGCCACCCAGACCTCGGGCCCAGGAGATCCTCACCCGATGCACCACAGTCACCCGCAAGAACGCAGCCAGGGGCGGCCAGACCCCCACACAGACGGAGATATTCAGTCGATGA
- the ndufb10 gene encoding NADH dehydrogenase [ubiquinone] 1 beta subcomplex subunit 10, with translation MPEDYDKRAYPEPPRQTPAVDKQTALPNPALILSKVFYYSVDLPVTTFRDVIDSIRSKNKMVYYHQNFRRVPDLTDCQEGDYVCYYEAEMQWRRDYKVDQEIVKIVQERLRACQQREGHSYHQNCAKEMQQFNEVSKNFQSRYGDLGAYASARKCLMKQKERMMAAQA, from the exons ATGCCTGAAGACTATGATAAAAGAGCGTATCCCGAGCCTCCTCGACAGACTCCGGCTGTGGATAAACAAACAGCGCTTCCAAATCCGGCACTAATTCTGTCTAAAGTATTCTATTACTCAGTGGACCTGCCGGTCACCACATTTAGAG ATGTCATTGACAGCATTCGGTCTAAAAACAAGATGGTCTATTACCACCAGAATTTTCGTCGTGTTCCCGACCTGACAGACTGCCAGGAGGGAGATTACGTCTGCTATTATGAGGCAGAGATGCAGTGGAGAAGAGACTA TAAAGTGGATCAGGAGATTGTGAAAATAGTACAGGAGCGTTTGAGGGCCtgtcagcagagagagggacacagcTACCATCAGAACTGTGCCAAGGAAATGCAGCAGTTCAACGAGGTGTCCAAGAACTTTCAGTCCCGCT ATGGTGACCTGGGAGCGTATGCCAGTGCCAGGAAATGTCtaatgaagcagaaagaaagaatgaTGGCAGCTCAGGCCTAG
- the rps2 gene encoding small ribosomal subunit protein uS5 — protein sequence MADDAGGRGGFRGGFGAGGRGRGRGRGRGRGRGRGARGGKSEDKEWVPVTKLGRLVKDMKIKSLEEIYLYSLPIKESEIIDFFLGSGLKDEVLKIMPVQKQTRAGQRTRFKAFVAIGDYNGHVGLGVKCSKEVATAIRGAIILAKLSIVPVRRGYWGNKIGKPHTVPCKVTGRCGSVLVRLIPAPRGTGIVSAPVPKKLLMMAGIDDCYTSARGCTATLGNFAKATFDAISKTYSYLTPDLWKETVFTKSPYQEFTDHLAKTHTRVSVQRGQAVQAAAS from the exons ATGGCGGACGACGCCGGTGGTAGAGGAGGTTTTCGCGGAGGTTTCGGCGCAGGGGGCCGCGGTCGGGGCCGTGGCCGCGGCAGAGGCCGTGGTAGGGGACGCGGTGCCCGGGGAGGCAAGTCCGAAGACAAGGAA tGGGTGCCAGTCACCAAGCTGGGCCGCCTTGTTAAGGACATGAAGATCAAGTCCCTGGAGGAGATCTACCTGTACTCTCTGCCCATCAAG GAGTCTGAGATCATTGACTTCTTCCTGGGTTCTGGTCTGAAAGACGAGGTGCTGAAGATCATGCCTGTCCAGAAGCAGACCAGGGCTGGTCAGCGCACTAGGTTTAAG GCCTTTGTTGCCATTGGTGACTACAATGGTCATGTGGGTCTGGGAGTGAAGTGCTCCAAAGAGGTGGCCACAGCCATCCGTGGTGCCATCATCCTGGCCAAGCTGTCCATCGTCCCTGTGAGGAGAGGTTATTGGGGTAACAAGATCGGCAAGCCCCACACTGTGCCCTGCAAGGTGACTGGGCGCTGTGGTTCTGTCCTGGTGCGTCTCATTCCTGCCCCTCGTGGTACTGGCATTGTGTCTGCCCCTGTTCCTAAGAAGCTGCTCATGATGGCTGGTATCGATGACTGCTACACCTCCGCCAGAGGCTGCACAGCCACACTTGGCAACTTTG CCAAGGCCACCTTTGACGCCATCTCCAAGACTTACAGCTACCTGACCCCTGATCTGTGGAAGGAGACAGTCTTCACAAAGTCTCCCTACCAG GAGTTCACTGACCATCTGGCCAAGACTCACACCAGGGTGTCTGTGCAGAGGGGACAGGCTGTCCAGGCCGCTGCCTCCTAA
- the LOC114439571 gene encoding 60S ribosomal protein L3-like isoform X2, whose amino-acid sequence MNISHTEQSKREEVEAVTIIETPPVIVVGIVGYIRTVRGLRSLKTIFAEHLSDECKRRFYKNWYKSKKKAFTKYSKKWQHETGKKQLEKDFHQMKKYCSVIRVIVHSQMRLLPIKQKKAHMMEVQLNGGTISDKVDWAKEHLEQAVPVSAIFQQDEMIDVIGVTKGHGFKGVTNRWHTKKLPRKTHKGLRKVACIGAWHPSRVSYTIARAGQKGYHHRTEINKKIFRISRGVHIQDGKVVRNNASTNYDTTQKTITPMGGFPRYGEVNNDFLMLKGCVVGAKKRVLTLRKSLVKHSSRKSKETIELKFIDTTSKFGHGRFQTAQEKRVFMGPLKKDAKKTLPEPLSEEA is encoded by the exons ATGAATATTTCCCACACAGAACAATCAAAGCGAGAAGAAGTCGAGGCGGTCACTATCATTGAAACTCCTCCTGTCATCGTGGTAGGGATCGTGGGATACATTCGCACTGTCCGTGGCTTGCGCTCCCTGAAAACCATCTTTGCAGAGCATCTCAGTGATGAGTGCAAGCGCAGATTTTACAAGAACTG GTACAAGAGCAAGAAGAAGGCCTTTACCAAGTACAGTAAGAAGTGGCAGCATGAGACCGGAAAGAAACAGCTGGAGAAGGACTTTCATCAGATGAAAAAGTACTGTTCAGTCATCAGGGTTATTGTTCACTCCCAG ATGAGACTGTTGCCCATAAAGCAGAAAAAAGCTCACATGATGGAGGTGCAGCTCAATGGCGGCACCATCTCAGACAAGGTGGACTGGGCAAAGGAGCATCTGGAGCAGGCAGTGCCCGTGTCTGCAATCTTCCAACAGGATGAGATGATTGATGTGATTGGTGTCACCAAAGGTCATGGATTTAAAG GAGTGACAAACCGCTGGCACACAAAGAAACTCCCCAGGAAGACACACAAGGGTCTGAGGAAGGTGGCTTGTATCGGGGCTTGGCATCCTTCGCGTGTGAGCTATACTATTGCTCGTGCCGGTCAGAAAGGCTATCACCACCGCACTGAGATCAACAAGAAG atcTTTCGTATTAGTAGGGGTGTTCACATCCAGGATGGAAAAGTGGTCCGGAACAATGCATCCACTAACTATGATACCACTCAGAAGACCATTACCCCCATG GGAGGCTTTCCTCGGTATGGTGAAGTGAACAATGACTTTCTCATGCTCAAAGGTTGCGTTGTCGGGGCGAAGAAACGTGTCCTCACCCTCAGAAAG TCTTTGGTCAAGCACTCATCACGCAAGTCCAAGGAGACCATTGAACTCAAATTCATTGACACCACCTCCAAGTTTGGTCACGGCCGCTTCCAAACGGCGCAGGAGAAGAGGGTGTTTATG GGGCCACTGAAGAAGGATGCCAAGAAGACTCTCCCTGAGCCTCTGTCAGAGGAGGCCTGA
- the rnf151 gene encoding RING finger protein 151 — MADPEVSTHCGGYDAEMFVDTPDYDLICTICQGVLRCPVRAACHHIFCKKCILQWLKRQETCPCCRKAVNPNLIFVMFKLSKSIGRMKVKCKNEIRGCAETFPLSEQYCHSMSCLYELIPCPYQGCRAQLLRRDLETHSRHCEHWRQPCQMGCGTILSHHTQAQHNCYKQLRQEYEARQRNHRAIAAALQRKMRRMQSTMAHMKRQIGLICESLEVMDDLNEVEEEDLGESSGSSTGTPTSNSN, encoded by the exons ATG GCGGACCCAGAGGTATCGACGCATTGTGGGGGCTATGATGCAGAGATGTTTGTGGACACTCCAGACTATGATCTGATCTGCACCATATGCCAAGGGGTCCTCAGGTGTCCAGTGAGAGctgcttgccaccacattttcTGCAAGAAATGCATCTTACAGTGGCTGAAGAG ACAGGAGACCTGCCCCTGTTGCAGAAAGGCAGTTAACCCAAACTTGATCTTCGTCATGTTCAAGCTGAGCAAATCTATTGGACGCATGAAGGTCAAG TGTAAGAATGAGATCCGTGGTTGTGCAGAGACTTTCCCCCTCTCAGAGCAGTACTGCCACAGCATGAGCTGTCTGTATGAGCTCATCCCCTGCCCATACCAGGGCTGCAGGGCGCAGCTCCTCCGAAGAGACCTGGAGACTCACTCTCGTCACTGTGAACACTGGCGCCAGCCATGCCAAATGGGCTGTGGGACGATACTCTCCCACCACACCCAGGCCCAGCACAACTGCTACAAGCAGCTGAGGCAGGAGTACGAAGCCAGACAGAGGAACCACAGAGCcattgctgctgctctgcagaggaagatgaggaggatgcagagcaCAATGGCCCACATGAAGAGACAGATAGGGCTTATCTGTGAGAGCCTGGAGGTGATGGATGATCTGAACGAGGTGGAAGAAGAGGACCTTGGAGAGAGCAGTGGCAGCTCCACTGGTACTCCAACCAGCAACAGCAACTGA
- the LOC114439526 gene encoding creatine kinase B-type-like: MPFGNTHNKLKLNYPAEEEYPDLSQHNNHMAKVLTPEMYAKLRDKETSSGFTLDDVIQTGVDNPGHPFIMTVGCVAGDEETYEVFKDLLDPVIEDRHGGYKPSDKHKTDLNPENLKGGDDLDPKYVLSSRVRTGRSIRGFCLPPHCSRGERRAIENLSIESLDALEGDLKGKYYALKNMLEEEQQQLIDDHFLFDKPVSPLLLASGMARDWPDGRGIWHNDNKTFLVWVNEEDHLRVISMQTGGNMREVFNRFCTGLAKIEALFKERSHEFMWNEHLGYVLTCPSNLGTGLRAGVHVKLPNLSKHDKFGKILKNLRLQKRGTGGVDTAAVGGVFDISNADRLGFSEVELVQMVVDGVKLLVDMEKRLEGGDSIDDLMPEQKQ, translated from the exons ATGCCTTTTGGAAACACTCACAACAAGCTGAAGCTGAACTACCCTGCTGAGGAGGAGTACCCCGACCTCTCCCAGCACAACAACCACATGGCCAAGGTGCTCACGCCTGAGATGTACGCCAAACTGAGGGACAAGGAAACATCCAGCGGCTTTACCTTGGACGATGTCATCCAGACTGGCGTCGACAACCCAG GTCACCCGTTCATCATGACGGTGGGCTGTGTGGCCGGAGATGAGGAGACATACGAGGTGTTCAAAGACTTGCTGGACCCAGTGATCGAAGACCGCCACGGAGGATACAAAccctcagacaaacacaaaacagaccTGAACCCTGAAAACCTAAAG GGTGGAGATGATCTGGATCCAAAATATGTGCTGAGCTCTCGGGTTCGGACAGGACGAAGCATCCGTGGCTTCTGTCTGCCGCCACACTGCAGCCGTGGGGAGCGCCGTGCCATCGAAAACCTCTCCATTGAAA GCCTGGATGCCCTGGAGGGGGACCTGAAGGGGAAGTACTATGCCCTGAAGAAcatgctggaggaggagcagcagcagctgatcgaTGACCACTTTCTGTTTGACAAACCCGTCTCCCCGCTGCTCCTGGCATCCGGTATGGCCCGTGACTGGCCCGATGGCCGTGGCATCTG GCACAATGACAACAAGACCTTCCTGGTGTGGGTAAACGAGGAAGACCATCTGCGCGTCATCAGCATGCAGACAGGAGGGAACATGAGGGAGGTGTTTAACCGCTTCTGCACCGGACTTGCTAAG aTTGAGGCTTTGTTCAAAGAGCGAAGCCATGAGTTTATGTGGAACGAACACTTGGGTTACGTTCTCACCTGTCCATCCAACTTGGGGACAGGCCTGAGAGCTGGTGTCCATGTTAAACTGCCAAACCTCAGCAAGCATGATAAGTTTGGAAAGATCCTAAAGAATCTGAGGCTGCAAAAGAGAGGCACAG GTGGTGTGGATACAGCAGCCGTGGGCGGTGTATTTGACATCTCCAATGCGGACCGTCTGGGCTTCTCTGAGGTGGAGCTGGTTCAGATGGTGGTGGATGGCGTCAAACTGCTGGTGGACATGGAGAAACGCCTGGAGGGTGGCGATAGTATTGACGACCTGATGCCCGAGCAAAAGCAATGA